In a single window of the Longimicrobiales bacterium genome:
- a CDS encoding lasso peptide biosynthesis B2 protein — MRAAVSSWPARLRGLTLQDMRLLLEAQRDLLACQLAKWLRPVGRLLDWENASTGEDVQPVASLQTLRAVGWAVTRAASYGVFRPQCLVRSLAIQRMLRRRGIAGSTIRIGVRLQDGAFSAHAWVEVGGLVIGDSRAHVESFTRITDHRLVQL; from the coding sequence GTGCGCGCCGCCGTGTCGAGCTGGCCCGCCCGTCTCCGCGGACTGACACTCCAGGACATGCGCCTGCTGCTGGAAGCGCAGCGCGACCTGCTCGCCTGCCAGCTCGCGAAGTGGCTGCGGCCGGTCGGCAGGCTGCTCGACTGGGAGAACGCGTCGACCGGCGAGGACGTGCAGCCCGTGGCGAGCCTGCAGACGCTGCGCGCCGTCGGCTGGGCGGTCACGCGTGCTGCCAGCTACGGCGTGTTCCGGCCGCAGTGCCTCGTTCGCTCCCTCGCCATTCAGCGCATGCTCCGGCGCCGCGGCATCGCGGGCAGCACCATCCGCATCGGCGTGCGGCTGCAGGACGGCGCGTTCAGTGCGCACGCCTGGGTCGAAGTCGGTGGGCTCGTGATCGGCGATTCGCGCGCACACGTCGAGTCGTTCACGCGTATCACCGATCACCGGCTGGTCCAGCTGTGA
- a CDS encoding asparagine synthase-related protein has translation MLETVPERGTRISVVRLADFALGLAEDDRRPDEGSICERDGWAAGVVGTVDNLQQLRGASPAEAVLELIRSNGPQELNQLRGVFAAVVTDGRRAWAARDQLGTETLYYHVAGDRLLLVSEPKQLTAVPGVHLQPDLEIVEAIFYGENYEPDRSVYRNVGRVQMASYVEWDATHLRVGRYWHPARLFETARLSPADIRDRFDELMSQAVRRTLRGDDAILLSGGIDSPAVAAYAGSRERQNGQRPVGAISGVYPKHPSVDETPLIQMLAKEFGLELHTYEPPPLSLKCLAHWVRTFDGPWSAWHPGLTEFSYQLAASLGYKVLLTGFFAENVADLHRGLVPYLVSRGRVRPAMKHLRYRRAIGTTREANARLVASTLLPRWVMARRRRRLPVAIIPSWMDRNRLAERDAAITVAPRNQWKTAQLGFLSGQHPSMEAFAKLQARWGIRARHPFSDVDLWEFFVSLPAQDKHPDGRGKALLRNVLRGRVPDVILTRRKVVFNAFITDRIDYDSLRHWLIDPEVRIRGIDYPLLAERLTAQNMSMSEFMSAKDLATAHAFLAQW, from the coding sequence ATGCTCGAGACCGTTCCGGAACGGGGAACGCGAATCAGCGTCGTGCGTCTTGCCGACTTCGCTCTCGGCCTGGCGGAGGACGATCGCCGGCCGGATGAGGGGTCGATCTGCGAGCGCGACGGCTGGGCCGCAGGGGTCGTGGGTACCGTCGACAACCTGCAGCAGCTGCGTGGCGCCTCGCCGGCCGAGGCGGTGCTCGAGCTGATCCGGTCGAACGGACCGCAGGAATTGAATCAGCTGCGTGGTGTCTTCGCGGCAGTTGTCACGGACGGCCGACGTGCGTGGGCCGCCCGTGACCAGCTGGGAACCGAGACACTGTACTACCACGTCGCCGGGGACCGGCTGCTGCTGGTCAGCGAGCCCAAGCAGCTGACCGCAGTGCCGGGCGTGCACCTGCAGCCGGATCTCGAAATCGTCGAAGCAATTTTCTACGGTGAGAATTACGAGCCCGACCGGTCCGTGTACCGCAACGTCGGGCGCGTCCAGATGGCGTCGTACGTGGAATGGGACGCGACGCACCTGCGAGTTGGCCGCTACTGGCACCCGGCACGCCTGTTCGAGACCGCCCGGCTCTCTCCCGCCGACATCAGGGACCGCTTCGACGAGTTGATGTCACAGGCGGTCCGCAGAACGCTTCGGGGCGATGACGCGATCCTGCTGAGCGGCGGCATCGACTCGCCGGCCGTCGCTGCCTATGCCGGCTCGCGCGAGCGACAGAACGGGCAGCGGCCGGTCGGTGCAATTTCCGGTGTGTATCCGAAGCACCCGTCCGTGGACGAGACACCGCTGATCCAGATGCTGGCGAAGGAGTTCGGCCTCGAGTTGCACACGTACGAGCCGCCGCCGCTCAGCCTGAAGTGTCTCGCGCACTGGGTGCGGACGTTCGATGGGCCGTGGTCGGCATGGCACCCGGGACTCACCGAGTTCAGCTACCAGCTTGCCGCATCCCTCGGCTACAAAGTGCTGCTGACGGGTTTCTTTGCCGAGAACGTCGCCGACCTGCATCGTGGGCTCGTGCCGTACCTGGTGTCGCGCGGGCGCGTGCGTCCTGCAATGAAGCATCTGCGCTACCGCCGAGCCATCGGTACGACGCGCGAAGCGAATGCGCGACTGGTCGCGTCCACGCTGCTGCCCCGGTGGGTGATGGCGCGACGCCGGCGTCGCCTGCCCGTTGCCATCATTCCTTCCTGGATGGACAGGAACCGCCTGGCCGAGCGCGACGCCGCGATCACGGTCGCGCCACGCAACCAGTGGAAGACCGCGCAGCTCGGCTTCCTGAGCGGGCAGCACCCGTCGATGGAAGCGTTCGCGAAGCTGCAGGCGCGCTGGGGCATCCGCGCGCGTCACCCCTTCTCGGACGTGGACCTCTGGGAGTTCTTCGTCAGCCTGCCCGCACAGGACAAGCACCCGGACGGGCGCGGCAAGGCCCTGCTCCGCAACGTGCTGCGCGGCCGTGTGCCCGACGTGATCCTGACCCGCAGGAAAGTCGTGTTCAACGCATTCATCACCGATCGCATCGACTACGACTCGCTGCGGCACTGGCTCATCGATCCGGAAGTCCGCATACGCGGCATCGATTACCCGTTGCTGGCAGAGCGGCTCACCGCGCAGAACATGTCGATGTCGGAGTTCATGTCGGCAAAGGATCTGGCGACTGCGCATGCATTCCTGGCGCAGTGGTGA
- a CDS encoding PqqD family protein: MSRPITIAAAPHVAFRKLSAEGAVVLHLKSAAYFRLNELGATIWGMVQDETPFNEVVSRISSLYEETPAELETEIAQFVDELASRDLLTVRPLS, encoded by the coding sequence TTGAGCAGACCCATCACCATCGCGGCCGCACCCCACGTGGCGTTCCGCAAGCTGAGCGCTGAGGGCGCCGTCGTGCTGCACCTGAAGTCGGCAGCCTACTTCCGACTGAACGAGCTCGGGGCAACCATCTGGGGCATGGTCCAGGACGAGACCCCGTTCAATGAAGTGGTGAGCCGCATCAGCTCACTCTATGAAGAAACGCCTGCCGAGCTGGAAACGGAGATCGCGCAGTTCGTCGACGAGCTGGCGTCGCGCGACCTGCTCACGGTCCGCCCGCTCAGCTGA
- a CDS encoding PqqD family protein: protein MLPRPHPAVLFEPVPGGAILLHTENEIYFELNAVGVEVWELLPPACTRIDEACDRLASRYPDVPAESLRADVVELLDGLSTEGLVIPAET from the coding sequence ATGCTGCCCAGACCCCACCCTGCCGTGCTGTTCGAGCCAGTTCCAGGCGGCGCGATCCTGCTGCACACGGAGAACGAGATCTACTTCGAGCTGAACGCGGTGGGTGTCGAAGTCTGGGAGCTGCTGCCGCCGGCGTGCACGCGCATCGACGAGGCCTGCGACAGATTGGCCAGCCGGTACCCGGACGTGCCGGCGGAATCGCTGCGCGCGGACGTGGTCGAGCTGCTGGACGGGCTGTCGACAGAGGGCCTCGTCATTCCCGCAGAGACGTAG
- a CDS encoding nucleotidyltransferase family protein: protein MLDEPAATAEMQLLFDCSRPQPAPDSLERIDGLLSRGLDWDRVATLAIGHRMLPLVLNTLDHLPGRVPAEALARMRQFEHQNALRMLRITGDALTLIHAAGERGIPVLPYKGPFLSWQLYGVPAMRQARDLDLVVRRRDVRAMQRLLMERGYTEQIRLLNGQREFMLRSRYSAGFASPTGTILELHWAFTNGDYAYPLTLSRLAPDLESMRIAGQQVWCIPLTELVLLLCLHGTKHSWQRLELLCSMAESAHRLAPPEWDDLLDKATARGVRRMVLIGMLLAQDLVGLDVPRAVLEAGRRDGQARRLSAEVAARLRAGHLERTYVGLEDDLFHYRARERLRDRLRFLAYRITTPSDPKQWRVLKAGGLVIPLHAFIRPFRLLLRSVPLLLGQRARSNGRARAAAATLGTGEAR, encoded by the coding sequence ATGCTTGACGAGCCGGCCGCCACAGCGGAGATGCAGCTGCTGTTCGACTGCAGTCGTCCGCAACCCGCACCCGACAGCCTCGAGCGCATCGACGGGCTGCTGTCGCGCGGACTGGACTGGGACCGCGTGGCCACGCTCGCGATCGGGCACCGCATGCTGCCTCTCGTCCTGAACACCCTCGATCACCTGCCGGGACGCGTGCCCGCCGAGGCACTGGCGAGGATGCGACAGTTCGAGCACCAGAACGCGCTCCGGATGCTGCGCATCACGGGCGACGCGCTGACGCTCATTCACGCCGCAGGCGAGCGGGGCATTCCCGTGCTGCCGTACAAGGGCCCATTCCTGAGCTGGCAGCTCTATGGCGTGCCCGCGATGCGGCAGGCGCGCGATCTCGATCTCGTTGTTCGTCGCCGCGACGTTCGCGCGATGCAGCGGCTGCTCATGGAGCGCGGCTACACGGAGCAGATACGACTGCTCAACGGCCAGCGGGAGTTCATGCTGCGCAGCCGTTACAGTGCGGGCTTTGCGAGTCCGACCGGGACCATCCTCGAGCTGCACTGGGCATTCACCAACGGCGACTATGCGTACCCGCTGACGCTCAGCCGGCTCGCGCCGGATCTCGAGTCGATGCGGATCGCCGGGCAGCAGGTATGGTGTATCCCGCTGACGGAGCTCGTCCTGCTGCTCTGCCTGCACGGGACCAAGCACTCCTGGCAGCGACTGGAGCTGCTGTGCAGCATGGCGGAATCCGCACACCGGCTGGCTCCCCCCGAGTGGGATGATCTGCTCGACAAGGCGACGGCGCGCGGAGTCCGACGCATGGTGCTGATCGGGATGCTCCTGGCGCAGGATCTCGTCGGGCTGGACGTCCCGCGCGCGGTGCTCGAGGCAGGCCGACGGGATGGGCAGGCCCGTCGGTTGAGTGCGGAGGTAGCGGCCCGCCTGCGGGCCGGTCACCTGGAGCGAACCTACGTGGGGCTGGAGGACGACCTCTTCCACTACCGCGCCCGCGAGCGGCTGCGCGATCGGCTCCGCTTCCTGGCGTACCGCATCACCACCCCGAGCGACCCGAAGCAGTGGCGGGTGCTGAAGGCAGGCGGGCTGGTGATCCCGCTGCACGCGTTCATCCGCCCGTTCAGGCTGCTGCTCCGGTCGGTGCCGCTGCTGCTGGGGCAGCGGGCAAGGTCCAACGGCCGTGCCCGGGCGGCTGCAGCCACGCTCGGCACCGGCGAGGCGCGCTAG
- a CDS encoding lasso peptide biosynthesis B2 protein, which yields MNTLQRLTHRGRTAARILRAFVLVRRMVGRRELPDLVHALADGARPHRAAQHPRTLGRAVAAVLRIGPLQARCLITSLVLYRLLREDGYTPELVIGMPEVPDSPMAHAWVEIRGIDVGPPPGKGAHLELLRFS from the coding sequence GTGAACACCCTGCAGCGCCTGACGCATCGCGGCCGCACGGCGGCGAGGATCCTCCGGGCGTTCGTACTGGTGCGCCGCATGGTGGGCCGCCGCGAACTGCCGGACCTGGTGCACGCGCTCGCGGACGGCGCGCGCCCGCACCGGGCCGCGCAGCACCCGCGCACCCTGGGTCGTGCCGTCGCGGCCGTCCTGCGTATCGGACCGCTGCAGGCGCGCTGCCTGATCACCAGCCTGGTGCTGTACCGGCTGCTGCGGGAGGACGGCTACACGCCGGAGCTCGTGATCGGGATGCCGGAAGTGCCGGATTCACCGATGGCCCATGCGTGGGTGGAAATCCGCGGCATCGACGTCGGTCCGCCTCCGGGCAAGGGGGCGCACCTGGAGCTGCTGCGGTTCAGCTGA